From the Phycisphaerae bacterium genome, one window contains:
- a CDS encoding tetratricopeptide repeat protein, with protein sequence MSIRGSSATPFSAALLLSTLAFVAWNALGLPLSTAATSQPAVTVVKATTTAPAETGVVRKALKRLVTIPRPGTELPDETVRPSKASPAPVVPQGKTSGAAPAVKPVQRAILRAGQNSEQQPQTEQPPADQPQPAPEASYVYPVPAPYVYVPPPYVQMPLNEMSPADREWNSYLSFGGRPWGYGYGYGYGPYYGGYSYYPGESWGDAYRFGFTSGYNYWRFHKTSTERQESVAVHALNAMDRGLKFYREGKYRQAIDAFKLAAETDQGDPAARIYAAHALFATGRYREAMPFLARAFELQPKLALLDYDMRGDYGRPADFEAQVRALESALAQSPSSVERLIMLGYVRFYSGQKDAAYDPLSKAKILDPANALPDRLLPHCTPPDVVLDSQKTAAKPATTR encoded by the coding sequence ATGTCGATCCGGGGAAGCTCTGCCACGCCCTTTTCTGCCGCACTGTTGTTGTCAACCCTTGCCTTTGTCGCCTGGAATGCCCTGGGCTTGCCCCTGTCAACGGCCGCGACGTCGCAGCCGGCGGTGACGGTGGTCAAGGCCACGACGACCGCCCCGGCCGAGACGGGAGTTGTCCGCAAGGCCCTCAAGCGGCTGGTGACCATTCCCAGACCGGGCACCGAACTGCCGGATGAGACGGTCCGACCGTCGAAGGCTTCCCCGGCGCCGGTGGTTCCGCAGGGCAAAACGTCCGGCGCGGCACCTGCGGTCAAGCCCGTCCAGAGAGCCATTCTCAGAGCCGGACAAAACAGCGAGCAGCAACCCCAAACCGAACAACCGCCGGCGGATCAACCGCAGCCCGCACCGGAAGCTTCATATGTCTACCCGGTGCCCGCGCCATACGTTTACGTGCCGCCACCCTATGTGCAGATGCCGCTCAATGAGATGAGTCCCGCAGACCGCGAGTGGAACAGTTATCTCAGTTTCGGTGGCAGACCCTGGGGATACGGATACGGCTATGGATACGGACCTTACTACGGTGGTTACAGCTATTATCCCGGCGAGTCCTGGGGCGATGCATATCGCTTCGGCTTCACCAGCGGTTACAACTACTGGCGATTTCATAAGACCTCGACCGAACGCCAGGAGTCGGTGGCCGTTCACGCCCTCAACGCCATGGACAGGGGGCTGAAGTTCTATAGAGAAGGTAAATACCGCCAAGCGATCGACGCCTTCAAGCTTGCCGCGGAGACCGACCAGGGTGATCCGGCCGCTCGCATCTACGCTGCTCATGCCCTGTTTGCCACCGGCCGCTATCGCGAGGCCATGCCCTTCCTGGCTCGGGCTTTTGAACTGCAGCCCAAGCTTGCACTACTGGACTACGACATGCGCGGGGATTACGGGCGACCGGCGGATTTCGAAGCCCAGGTCCGGGCGCTTGAGTCGGCCTTAGCCCAGTCGCCCTCCAGCGTCGAGCGGCTCATCATGCTCGGCTATGTCCGGTTCTACTCCGGCCAGAAGGACGCCGCCTACGATCCGCTGTCCAAGGCCAAGATACTCGATCCGGCCAACGCCCTGCCCGATCGGCTCCTGCCCCACTGCACCCCGCCGGACGTGGTGCTCGACAGCCAGAAGACAGCAGCAAAACCCGCGACCACGCGGTAG
- a CDS encoding sugar transferase has translation MYPFLKRAVDILVSLVLIVLFSPVILAAALAVKLSSPGPVFFVQPRGGRFGRPFMSIKFRTMRADHVHDVHEVVPLTHPNITRLGRFMRRFKIDELPQLFNILRGDMSLVGPRPTIMEQVVAYNDFQRRRLDVRPGLTGLAQVNATAAMSWEERIKYDVYYVDHCGPLLDLLILAKTPVVVLLGEERFARPFEQSPYARKQRYSTQDNPAQNDSCNIRS, from the coding sequence ATGTACCCGTTTCTCAAACGCGCTGTCGATATCCTGGTCAGCCTCGTACTGATCGTCCTCTTTTCACCGGTGATCCTGGCCGCCGCTCTGGCCGTCAAGCTGTCATCGCCCGGACCGGTGTTTTTCGTCCAACCCCGCGGAGGCCGCTTCGGTCGGCCCTTCATGTCGATCAAGTTCCGCACCATGCGGGCCGACCATGTGCATGACGTCCACGAAGTCGTGCCCCTGACTCATCCCAACATCACCCGGCTGGGACGCTTCATGCGTCGGTTCAAAATCGACGAGTTGCCCCAGTTGTTCAATATCCTTCGCGGCGATATGTCCCTCGTCGGCCCCCGACCGACGATCATGGAACAGGTTGTCGCCTACAACGACTTCCAGCGACGACGCCTCGACGTGCGTCCGGGGCTGACCGGTCTGGCCCAAGTCAACGCCACCGCCGCCATGAGCTGGGAGGAACGCATCAAGTACGACGTCTACTACGTCGATCATTGCGGCCCGCTCCTGGATCTGCTGATTCTGGCCAAGACACCGGTGGTGGTTCTGCTGGGGGAGGAGCGATTTGCCCGCCCCTTTGAACAGAGTCCCTATGCCCGCAAGCAACGATATAGTACCCAGGACAATCCTGCGCAGAATGATTCTTGTAACATCCGCTCCTGA
- a CDS encoding methylated-DNA--[protein]-cysteine S-methyltransferase: MSGRLPDAEYAPGLLPDFQRQLREYFAGRRRKFDVKLDLSALTPFQRQVLDRCAQIGYGRTKTYGQLAREVGRPKAARAIGGAMARNPLPLVIPCHRVVAGDGSLGGFSAEQGVSLKRRLLDMEAGRPASRLLLPRRRRRPAG; the protein is encoded by the coding sequence TTGTCCGGAAGGTTGCCGGATGCAGAGTACGCCCCCGGCTTACTCCCGGACTTTCAGCGGCAGTTGCGGGAGTACTTCGCCGGCCGGCGCAGGAAGTTCGACGTGAAGCTGGACCTGTCGGCGCTGACGCCCTTTCAACGGCAGGTGCTCGATCGCTGCGCCCAGATCGGCTACGGCCGAACGAAGACCTATGGTCAACTGGCTCGCGAGGTCGGGCGGCCCAAGGCAGCCAGGGCCATCGGCGGAGCGATGGCGAGAAACCCGCTCCCGCTGGTCATCCCTTGTCATCGCGTGGTGGCCGGCGACGGTTCGCTGGGCGGCTTCTCCGCCGAGCAGGGGGTCAGCCTGAAACGCCGATTGCTCGATATGGAGGCAGGCCGGCCTGCAAGCCGCCTGCTATTGCCTCGGCGCCGCAGACGCCCCGCCGGTTGA
- a CDS encoding PilZ domain-containing protein: MNTLFPMEAAHQANVLADAIEDLRPALATWRQGDRWAAYETRFVNVDYSAGELTLQYDASEQGVPELSDGQEVCVSFRRGRRRCAFDTVVLGRGRAPVGDAETVSTIRLKYPRELCELQRRTYYRQKVPANVVVPVSLSIASDGATTAADARGNLLDISPDGMGVHVTEGSGMSFDVAFLADCTLHVQAGATPIRVRARVCSRTNTPDGLVRLGLQFVDDDQLARARADLARLLASVRT; the protein is encoded by the coding sequence ATGAACACGCTTTTTCCCATGGAAGCCGCACATCAGGCGAACGTGCTGGCCGATGCCATCGAAGATCTCAGGCCCGCTCTGGCCACTTGGCGTCAGGGTGACCGGTGGGCGGCGTATGAGACTCGTTTCGTCAACGTCGATTACTCCGCCGGCGAGTTGACCCTGCAATATGACGCTTCGGAGCAGGGCGTGCCCGAACTCTCAGACGGGCAGGAAGTGTGCGTCTCATTTCGGCGCGGCCGTCGCCGCTGTGCTTTTGACACCGTTGTCCTCGGCCGGGGCCGCGCGCCCGTCGGTGATGCGGAGACGGTCTCCACCATCCGTCTGAAGTATCCGCGCGAGTTGTGCGAGCTCCAACGAAGAACCTACTATCGCCAGAAGGTGCCGGCGAACGTCGTCGTCCCAGTAAGCCTGTCGATCGCCTCGGACGGCGCGACAACCGCGGCCGATGCCCGCGGCAACTTGCTGGACATCTCTCCTGACGGCATGGGCGTCCATGTGACCGAAGGTTCGGGGATGTCGTTCGATGTGGCCTTCCTCGCTGACTGCACGCTGCATGTTCAGGCTGGTGCGACGCCGATCCGCGTTCGCGCCCGTGTGTGTTCGCGGACGAATACGCCTGATGGCCTGGTCCGCTTGGGCTTGCAGTTTGTCGACGACGACCAACTCGCACGTGCACGCGCCGATCTGGCCCGCTTGCTGGCCAGCGTGCGGACGTGA
- a CDS encoding aldo/keto reductase, whose amino-acid sequence MQHRRFGKTEMNLSVLTLGLMRYMSKDLDQSARVVRRAVELGINHLETARGYDDSEELLGHALKSIDRGKVHITTKVGPCKTYDEFMNKFETSMSKMGIDVLDNLDVHGINNEDKFRMAMDENGTLKACRKLLDSGAVRHIGFSTHGKTELVLKTINTGFFESINLHYYWFYQAHAPVIARAAELDMGVLIISPNEKGGMLFKPPEVLTRISAPLHPMNLNQRWLLSDPRIHTLSLGPAVAEELDAHMAVADDVGPLTEQEKAALARWDRTIREKLRGDFCTQCGRCLPCPEFIDIPEILRLRNLAVGLEMNAYGSFRYNLLDGSNDWFHGWPGSRCTKCGQCLPRCPEKLDIPRLLFDAHKRLKTGIGRRLWQRLVR is encoded by the coding sequence ATGCAACACCGCCGCTTCGGCAAAACGGAGATGAACCTGTCGGTGCTCACGCTGGGGCTCATGCGCTACATGAGCAAGGACCTGGACCAGAGTGCTCGCGTCGTACGGCGGGCAGTGGAACTGGGCATCAACCACCTTGAGACGGCCCGCGGTTACGACGACAGCGAGGAACTGCTTGGCCACGCCCTCAAGAGCATCGATCGGGGCAAAGTCCACATCACGACGAAGGTCGGACCGTGCAAGACCTATGACGAATTCATGAACAAGTTCGAAACCAGCATGAGCAAGATGGGCATCGACGTGCTGGACAATCTCGACGTCCACGGCATCAACAACGAGGACAAGTTCCGGATGGCCATGGACGAGAACGGCACGCTTAAAGCCTGTCGCAAGCTGTTGGATTCGGGCGCCGTGCGGCACATCGGCTTCTCCACCCACGGCAAGACCGAACTTGTGCTCAAAACGATCAACACCGGATTCTTCGAATCGATTAACCTTCACTACTATTGGTTCTATCAGGCGCATGCGCCGGTAATTGCCCGGGCGGCTGAGTTGGACATGGGGGTGCTCATCATCAGTCCCAACGAAAAGGGTGGTATGCTGTTCAAGCCGCCGGAGGTCCTGACTCGGATCTCGGCCCCGCTGCACCCGATGAATCTGAACCAGCGGTGGCTGCTGAGCGACCCCCGCATCCACACGCTGTCGCTGGGGCCGGCGGTTGCCGAGGAACTCGACGCCCACATGGCCGTGGCGGACGACGTCGGGCCGTTGACCGAACAAGAGAAGGCTGCGCTTGCCAGGTGGGACCGGACGATCCGTGAGAAGCTGCGGGGCGACTTCTGCACCCAATGCGGCCGGTGCCTGCCCTGCCCGGAGTTCATCGACATCCCGGAGATTCTGCGGTTGCGAAACCTCGCGGTCGGACTGGAGATGAACGCCTACGGGAGTTTCCGCTACAACCTGCTGGACGGCAGCAACGACTGGTTCCACGGCTGGCCGGGAAGCCGGTGCACGAAGTGCGGCCAATGCCTGCCCCGGTGCCCCGAGAAGCTGGACATCCCCCGATTGTTGTTCGATGCTCACAAGCGGCTCAAAACGGGCATCGGCCGCCGGTTGTGGCAGAGGCTCGTCCGGTAG
- a CDS encoding plasmid pRiA4b ORF-3 family protein has translation MVKSQPTAVYTFKVALKYSPDIWRLIEVPGNQTLEDLHFAIFEAFERYDEHLYSFYFEPPGGYRGRRRPSRNAVEFTHPYAAEEADPWDGPAPHDASRTTIDSLNLHRGRKFEYLFDFGDSWWHEITVVKTDGHRRRGRYPRIIEKHGKSPPQYPDYDEGIC, from the coding sequence ATGGTCAAATCGCAGCCAACAGCCGTGTACACATTCAAGGTCGCCCTCAAGTACTCGCCAGACATCTGGCGGCTCATTGAGGTTCCAGGCAATCAGACGCTTGAGGATCTGCACTTCGCGATCTTCGAAGCCTTCGAACGTTATGACGAACACCTTTATTCGTTTTACTTCGAGCCGCCCGGCGGATATCGGGGCCGGCGCCGCCCAAGCCGCAACGCCGTGGAATTCACGCATCCCTACGCTGCGGAGGAAGCCGACCCTTGGGATGGCCCTGCGCCCCATGACGCATCCCGAACGACGATCGATTCGCTCAACCTACATCGGGGGCGCAAGTTCGAGTACCTTTTCGACTTCGGAGACTCCTGGTGGCACGAGATTACGGTGGTGAAAACCGACGGTCACCGCCGCCGCGGCCGTTACCCGCGAATCATCGAGAAGCACGGCAAGTCGCCGCCGCAGTATCCCGATTACGACGAAGGCATTTGCTGA
- a CDS encoding aminopeptidase encodes MRDPRIDKLAQVLVNYSVAVKRDDVVRIVGSITAIPLIRAIYREVVIAGGHPVLRVTDDECTDIFFEHARPRQLAYSNPLNIHEIKNVDCSISIWANDNTRSMTRVPPEKQAAVSKARRQFMDVFMKRAAMKGKGKLRWSGTQFPCHSSAQDAEMSLSQYEDFVYGAGLLACKDPPAEWRKVSARQRRVCDVLNKAREVRFKTLQGTDIRFGVKGRRWVNCDGHENFPDGEVFTGPIEDSAEGEVKFSFPAVYRGQEVLDVRLRLRAGKVVEASASKGEPFLIQMLDQDKGARFVGELALGTNYSIRQFTRNTLFDEKIGGTFHMALGAGYPETGSRNKSALHWDMVCDLRQGGVVEADGKVISKNGRFLRADWPGPAGR; translated from the coding sequence ATGCGCGATCCAAGAATCGACAAGCTCGCACAGGTGTTGGTGAACTACTCGGTGGCCGTTAAGCGGGATGACGTGGTGCGTATCGTCGGCTCGATCACGGCCATCCCGCTGATTCGAGCGATCTACCGCGAGGTTGTGATCGCCGGCGGACATCCGGTTCTTCGCGTGACTGACGACGAGTGCACCGACATCTTCTTCGAGCATGCACGGCCCAGGCAATTGGCCTATAGCAACCCGCTGAACATTCATGAGATCAAGAACGTGGATTGTTCGATCAGCATCTGGGCAAACGACAACACACGTTCCATGACGCGCGTTCCTCCGGAGAAACAAGCCGCGGTCAGCAAGGCCCGGCGGCAGTTCATGGATGTCTTCATGAAACGTGCCGCCATGAAAGGCAAGGGCAAGCTGCGCTGGTCGGGTACGCAGTTTCCCTGTCACTCTTCGGCTCAGGATGCCGAGATGTCGCTGTCGCAATATGAGGATTTCGTTTACGGGGCTGGTTTGCTGGCCTGCAAGGACCCACCCGCCGAGTGGCGCAAAGTGAGCGCCCGTCAGAGGCGGGTGTGCGACGTGCTCAACAAGGCCCGCGAGGTGCGTTTCAAGACGCTCCAGGGCACGGACATCCGGTTTGGCGTGAAAGGACGGCGATGGGTCAACTGTGATGGACACGAGAACTTCCCGGACGGCGAGGTCTTTACCGGGCCGATCGAGGACTCGGCGGAGGGGGAAGTGAAGTTCAGTTTTCCGGCCGTTTATCGCGGTCAGGAGGTGCTGGACGTGCGTTTGCGGCTCAGAGCCGGTAAGGTGGTCGAGGCCTCAGCGAGCAAGGGCGAGCCGTTCCTGATCCAGATGCTCGACCAGGACAAGGGTGCTCGCTTTGTGGGCGAGCTGGCCCTGGGCACGAACTACTCAATACGGCAATTCACGCGGAACACGCTGTTCGACGAGAAAATCGGCGGGACCTTCCACATGGCCTTGGGAGCGGGCTATCCTGAAACGGGTAGCCGCAACAAGAGTGCGTTGCACTGGGACATGGTTTGCGACTTGCGGCAGGGGGGCGTGGTTGAGGCCGACGGCAAGGTCATTAGCAAGAACGGCCGGTTCCTGAGAGCCGACTGGCCGGGACCGGCAGGCAGATAG
- a CDS encoding alpha/beta fold hydrolase, whose translation MKRVVSGILIAAVHAAMVLGVAPAARAAATSRPAETHSQMETRRVSFTTDDGIEIHGTFVPSRAQAEDMAPIAILLHMYNTDHKDFLPLLPFLHMAGFAALAIDVRGHGQSVGPAAMNLPKRVGDRDPKLFREMYRDVEAAYLWLADQPGVDTGRFVLVGASVGGSVVMNYAGRDRSVDAVVWLTPGTKYLGIDSMRDARKYGRRPLLMLAAEPERSAAEALAAIVPGANVQLFPGQAGDQMALHGTRMLGQVAGIEKTIVDFLTKSVGPPATQPVVASLSSDVYHTPDSPSVKRIKKANRRQFSSPTEAETRGLKPSKTAARKPAR comes from the coding sequence ATGAAGCGGGTGGTATCCGGGATTCTGATAGCCGCGGTTCATGCGGCGATGGTTTTGGGCGTTGCGCCGGCGGCGCGTGCAGCCGCCACATCGCGCCCGGCCGAGACGCATTCCCAAATGGAGACCCGTCGCGTCAGTTTCACCACTGACGACGGTATCGAAATCCACGGCACGTTTGTGCCGTCGCGGGCCCAGGCGGAAGACATGGCTCCGATCGCCATTCTGCTACACATGTACAACACGGACCATAAGGACTTTTTGCCGCTGCTGCCATTTCTGCATATGGCGGGCTTTGCCGCGCTTGCCATTGACGTGCGTGGTCACGGCCAGAGCGTCGGCCCGGCCGCGATGAACCTGCCGAAGCGGGTGGGGGATCGCGATCCAAAACTGTTTCGGGAGATGTATCGTGACGTGGAGGCGGCTTACCTGTGGCTGGCTGATCAACCAGGAGTCGATACGGGGCGATTTGTGCTCGTTGGTGCCAGCGTCGGCGGCAGCGTGGTGATGAACTACGCCGGCCGTGACCGCTCCGTGGACGCCGTTGTGTGGCTGACGCCCGGGACGAAGTACCTCGGCATCGACTCGATGCGTGACGCCCGCAAGTACGGCCGTCGGCCGCTCTTGATGCTGGCTGCAGAGCCCGAACGGAGCGCCGCCGAGGCGCTGGCGGCGATTGTGCCCGGAGCCAACGTGCAACTTTTCCCCGGACAGGCCGGCGACCAGATGGCCCTGCACGGTACACGCATGCTGGGCCAGGTGGCCGGGATCGAAAAGACCATCGTCGATTTTCTCACGAAGTCCGTTGGGCCGCCCGCCACGCAACCCGTGGTGGCCAGTCTCAGCAGTGATGTCTACCACACCCCGGACTCACCTTCGGTCAAGCGAATCAAAAAGGCGAACCGCCGGCAGTTCAGCTCGCCGACAGAGGCCGAGACTCGAGGCCTGAAGCCCTCGAAGACCGCCGCTCGCAAACCGGCTCGATGA
- the rpmH gene encoding 50S ribosomal protein L34 yields MHYPRKISRRKKIRKQGFRARMRTSKGRKLINRQRRRGRHTLSVMR; encoded by the coding sequence ATGCATTATCCGCGTAAGATCAGTCGCAGAAAGAAGATACGTAAACAAGGTTTTCGTGCCCGTATGCGGACTTCCAAAGGCCGCAAACTCATCAATCGACAACGCCGCCGAGGCCGTCACACTCTGTCCGTCATGCGGTGA
- a CDS encoding isocitrate/isopropylmalate dehydrogenase family protein, translating to MTHTVCLVPGDGIGPEVTSVAKRVIEAANVDIEWVNLPAGETGIEFFGNPLPERTIAAIIGHGIALKGPITTQVASGHGNVSIRLRQRLGLSAAVRPVKSIPGVKALHPKVDLIIIRENTEGLFAGIENEVAPGVTQALKVCTADVSTRIARFAFEYALSHDRRKVTVFHRADLLRRTDGLLLRCARKAHRSFSDQIVYEEMNIDNGCMQLVRNPSQFDVILLDSLTGGMVSSIAAGLVGGPGMVPSASFGSQCVLFEPLHGSAPDIARKGIANPLACILSGAMMLEHLGEDAAASRIRSACELALSTGDASVLTPDLGGSGSTASLTDAVIRALK from the coding sequence ATGACACACACGGTTTGTCTGGTGCCCGGAGACGGAATCGGTCCGGAAGTCACCTCCGTTGCCAAGCGGGTGATCGAAGCGGCGAATGTCGATATCGAGTGGGTCAACCTGCCGGCCGGCGAGACCGGGATCGAGTTCTTCGGCAATCCCTTGCCTGAGCGGACCATCGCGGCCATCATCGGCCACGGTATCGCTCTCAAGGGCCCGATCACCACACAGGTTGCCAGCGGTCATGGCAACGTCAGCATCAGACTGCGGCAGCGGTTGGGGCTCTCGGCAGCGGTCAGGCCGGTCAAGTCCATTCCGGGCGTGAAGGCCCTCCACCCCAAGGTCGATCTCATCATCATTCGCGAGAATACGGAGGGTTTGTTTGCCGGAATCGAGAACGAGGTTGCTCCAGGGGTCACCCAGGCGCTGAAGGTTTGTACGGCCGATGTATCGACGAGAATCGCCAGGTTCGCATTCGAGTATGCCCTGTCACACGATCGCAGAAAAGTCACCGTATTTCACCGGGCCGATCTCCTGAGGCGCACGGACGGCCTTCTCTTGCGGTGTGCCCGGAAGGCGCACCGCTCGTTTTCCGATCAAATCGTCTATGAAGAAATGAACATCGACAACGGTTGCATGCAGTTGGTTCGCAACCCCTCGCAGTTTGACGTCATCCTGCTTGACAGCCTGACCGGGGGCATGGTCAGCAGCATTGCGGCCGGGCTGGTTGGTGGGCCCGGCATGGTCCCGAGTGCCAGTTTCGGCTCGCAGTGCGTGCTCTTCGAGCCGCTGCATGGCTCGGCTCCGGACATCGCGCGAAAAGGGATCGCCAATCCGCTGGCTTGCATTCTCAGCGGAGCGATGATGCTCGAACACCTGGGAGAGGACGCGGCGGCCTCTCGTATTCGCAGTGCCTGCGAGCTGGCACTCAGCACAGGTGATGCCTCAGTGCTGACACCCGACCTTGGCGGTTCAGGTTCGACAGCCTCTCTGACTGACGCAGTCATTCGAGCCTTGAAGTGA
- the hemC gene encoding hydroxymethylbilane synthase, with product MSKSRRQNELVVGTRGSQLARAQTNWVIERLRAAHAGLEVRAEIITTTGDRFQDRPLPEIGGKGLFTEELERALLDGSIDLAVHSAKDLPTDLADGLDVLAYPAREDPRDAWVSADGAPFDKLPPESVVGTTSLRRQAQLLHLRPDLRFVGLRGNVDTRIRKIHRGDCAGAVLAMAGLKRAGLEEHVTHPFDPQVCLPAPGQGALALEGRKGDERVVSLLAVVHDEATAAAVRSERAVLSMLDAGCRAPVAILAEVIAEPMSVSGPTSVSGSPSPLAKGGPRGILRCQALVLDPKGTRHVRAKAERPASQSDDLVADIVSQLRSGGGDEIIAKCRFDEGTRR from the coding sequence GTGAGCAAGTCGCGCCGGCAAAACGAGCTTGTCGTGGGTACCCGCGGGTCGCAACTGGCCCGCGCCCAGACGAACTGGGTTATCGAGCGGCTTCGCGCCGCCCACGCCGGGCTCGAAGTCCGCGCTGAAATCATCACCACAACGGGCGACCGCTTTCAGGATCGGCCGTTGCCGGAGATTGGCGGCAAGGGCTTGTTCACCGAGGAGCTTGAACGCGCCTTGCTGGACGGCTCAATTGACCTGGCGGTCCACTCAGCCAAGGACCTGCCCACGGATCTGGCCGACGGGCTCGATGTTCTGGCCTACCCGGCTCGCGAGGACCCGCGAGACGCGTGGGTTTCGGCTGATGGAGCTCCCTTTGACAAGCTGCCTCCTGAGAGTGTCGTGGGGACGACCAGCCTGAGACGCCAGGCGCAGTTGCTGCATCTGCGGCCGGATCTTCGGTTCGTTGGTCTGCGAGGCAACGTGGACACGCGCATCCGAAAGATCCATCGCGGAGACTGTGCGGGGGCTGTGCTGGCCATGGCGGGCCTGAAGCGCGCGGGTCTGGAAGAGCATGTCACGCATCCCTTCGACCCGCAGGTGTGTCTGCCGGCGCCGGGGCAAGGTGCCCTGGCCCTGGAAGGCCGCAAGGGCGACGAGCGAGTGGTATCGCTGCTGGCGGTCGTGCATGACGAGGCGACGGCGGCCGCTGTCCGTTCCGAGCGAGCAGTCTTGTCGATGCTGGATGCCGGTTGCCGGGCGCCGGTGGCGATCCTGGCGGAAGTGATCGCCGAGCCGATGAGTGTTTCAGGGCCGACAAGTGTATCAGGCAGTCCTTCCCCCCTTGCCAAGGGGGGACCGAGGGGGATTCTTCGGTGCCAGGCGCTGGTCCTTGATCCTAAAGGAACCCGCCACGTCCGGGCCAAGGCCGAGCGGCCGGCAAGTCAGTCGGACGATCTGGTGGCCGACATCGTATCCCAGCTCCGCAGCGGCGGGGGAGATGAAATCATCGCGAAGTGCCGTTTTGATGAAGGAACCAGGCGGTAG
- a CDS encoding MBL fold metallo-hydrolase yields MSTYRIVILGSGTSHGIPMIGCSCPVCTSSDPRDKRTRTSVIVEAAGCSFLIDTSPELRTQCLACNITRVDAVLYTHSHADHIVGLDDLRRFNALQKAPIPCYGDAHTLHDLRRMFPYAFKDMPDYPSAKPHLEMIVINEPFDLFGVLVIPIPLYHGKLTVLGYRVGPFAYCTDCNQVPEESMNLLQGLQVLILDGLRRRPHPTHFNLEQAVDVARQVGAKQTFFTHIAHELGHEATNAELPAGMALAYDGQVIEIKDA; encoded by the coding sequence ATGAGCACCTACCGTATCGTGATACTGGGCAGCGGGACCTCGCACGGCATTCCGATGATCGGCTGCTCATGCCCCGTCTGCACGTCAAGCGATCCCCGCGATAAGCGGACGCGAACCAGCGTCATCGTCGAGGCGGCCGGGTGCTCGTTTCTCATCGATACCTCCCCGGAGCTGAGGACCCAATGCCTTGCCTGCAACATCACCCGCGTGGACGCCGTGCTCTACACCCACTCACACGCCGATCACATCGTCGGCCTTGACGATCTCCGGCGGTTCAACGCTCTCCAGAAAGCGCCTATCCCCTGCTACGGCGACGCTCACACCCTGCATGATCTTCGCCGCATGTTCCCGTACGCATTCAAAGACATGCCCGACTACCCCAGCGCCAAGCCGCACCTGGAAATGATCGTGATCAACGAGCCGTTTGACCTCTTCGGCGTCCTCGTCATCCCCATTCCCCTCTATCACGGCAAGCTGACTGTATTGGGCTACCGTGTCGGACCTTTCGCCTATTGCACCGACTGTAACCAGGTTCCCGAGGAGTCGATGAACCTCCTGCAGGGGCTGCAGGTGCTCATTCTCGACGGGCTGCGCCGCCGGCCACACCCGACGCATTTCAATCTCGAGCAGGCCGTGGACGTCGCTCGCCAAGTCGGAGCCAAACAGACCTTCTTCACCCACATCGCCCACGAACTGGGGCACGAGGCGACCAACGCCGAGCTGCCGGCCGGAATGGCACTGGCCTATGACGGGCAGGTGATCGAGATCAAGGATGCATGA